Proteins co-encoded in one Capnocytophaga ochracea DSM 7271 genomic window:
- a CDS encoding 4Fe-4S binding protein translates to MAIIITDDCINCGACEPECPNNAIYEGADDWRYSDGTTLKGRVVLPSGLEVDADEPQQAISDDIYFIVADKCTECIGFHDEPQCAAVCPVDCCVPDDAYKETEEELLAKKRFIHDEEA, encoded by the coding sequence GTGGCTATAATAATAACTGACGACTGTATCAATTGCGGGGCTTGCGAACCCGAATGTCCTAACAATGCTATTTATGAAGGTGCTGACGATTGGCGTTATAGCGATGGTACGACCTTAAAGGGACGTGTGGTATTACCCAGCGGATTGGAAGTGGACGCGGACGAGCCTCAGCAAGCTATCAGTGATGATATTTACTTTATCGTGGCGGACAAGTGTACTGAATGCATTGGTTTTCACGATGAGCCCCAATGCGCTGCTGTATGTCCTGTGGATTGCTGTGTGCCCGATGATGCCTACAAAGAAACAGAAGAAGAACTTTTGGCTAAAAAACGCTTTATTCACGACGAAGAAGCGTAG
- the creD gene encoding cell envelope integrity protein CreD, with the protein MYPEKPSTTSNVWQSNTFRLVLIGALTLVLLIPLLLVQNLVRERKERQQEVINEIDSKWGREVFFYGPILKIPYKVYSDKNKNAFETQYAYFFPEELKNISNVKTEVKKRNNYESVVFNASMDFTGSYVAPNFATKGIPNEDISWDKATILIRTTNLASIKNGVSIQLGGKNYAFEPIYEQKDDEDYYYENDSKANEVASLETGFINYQEFLANPSFSFTVQYDGSKKIAIVPIGKTTESTLTSNWANPSFTGSFLPYTKQINGNGFNASWKVLHINRPFAQQSFGSLPNISQYTYDVDFIIPVDQYQQNERATKYGYLVIFLTFLIFFLIQSISKIKIHIFQYSMIGLALVLFYTLLISITEHSSFSFAYFISSVMTVGLISLYSVSILKNKKFPTFIGLSLAALYGFIYVIIQLESYALLVGSIGLFTILAIVMYVSRKVEWSDSGK; encoded by the coding sequence ATGTATCCAGAAAAACCATCAACAACATCTAATGTATGGCAATCAAACACTTTTCGTTTGGTGCTTATTGGGGCACTTACTTTGGTATTGCTCATTCCGCTCTTATTAGTGCAAAACTTAGTGAGAGAGCGCAAAGAACGTCAGCAGGAGGTTATCAATGAGATTGATAGCAAGTGGGGGCGCGAGGTCTTTTTCTATGGACCTATCCTCAAAATTCCTTACAAAGTGTACAGCGACAAGAACAAAAACGCTTTTGAGACACAGTACGCTTATTTCTTCCCCGAGGAACTGAAAAATATTTCGAATGTAAAGACTGAGGTGAAGAAGCGCAACAACTACGAATCGGTGGTGTTTAATGCGTCTATGGACTTTACAGGTAGTTATGTAGCTCCTAATTTTGCGACTAAAGGAATTCCTAACGAAGATATCAGTTGGGATAAGGCTACGATTCTCATTCGCACTACTAACCTCGCGAGTATTAAGAATGGGGTAAGCATTCAATTAGGTGGCAAGAATTATGCTTTTGAACCTATCTATGAGCAAAAAGACGACGAGGATTATTACTATGAGAATGATAGTAAGGCTAATGAGGTGGCATCGCTCGAAACAGGCTTTATCAACTATCAAGAGTTTTTGGCTAACCCTTCGTTTAGTTTTACAGTGCAGTACGACGGTAGTAAGAAAATAGCCATTGTGCCCATAGGGAAGACTACCGAGAGTACCCTTACCTCTAACTGGGCTAACCCCAGCTTTACAGGTAGCTTTTTGCCTTACACCAAACAGATAAACGGCAATGGGTTTAACGCTTCGTGGAAGGTATTGCACATCAACCGTCCGTTTGCACAACAATCGTTTGGGAGTTTGCCGAACATTTCGCAATACACTTACGATGTAGATTTTATCATTCCCGTAGACCAATATCAGCAGAATGAACGCGCTACTAAATACGGTTATTTGGTGATATTCCTCACTTTCTTGATATTCTTCTTGATACAAAGCATTAGCAAGATAAAGATTCACATCTTCCAATACTCAATGATAGGCTTGGCATTAGTGTTGTTCTATACTTTGCTCATATCGATTACAGAACACAGTAGCTTCTCGTTTGCTTACTTTATATCATCGGTAATGACGGTAGGACTTATCAGTTTGTATTCGGTTTCTATACTGAAAAACAAGAAGTTCCCTACTTTTATAGGACTTTCATTAGCAGCACTCTACGGTTTTATTTACGTAATTATTCAGCTGGAAAGTTATGCTTTATTAGTGGGAAGTATAGGTTTATTTACCATTTTGGCTATTGTGATGTATGTGTCGCGGAAAGTAGAATGGTCGGATTCAGGTAAATAG